One Heptranchias perlo isolate sHepPer1 chromosome 2, sHepPer1.hap1, whole genome shotgun sequence DNA segment encodes these proteins:
- the marchf6 gene encoding E3 ubiquitin-protein ligase MARCH6 isoform X3, with the protein MPSRLPIQDIFAGLVTSIGTAIRYWFHYTLVAFAWLGVVPLTACRIYKCLFTGSVSSLLTLPLDMLSTENLLADSLQGCFVVTCTLCAFISLVWLREQIVHGGAPQWLEQNQPQPPNGIGQQNEPQAAPNAAAENPPVAQPANQAAENPAAAAGAAPAAAENVDARADEGENEDDENDDEDDAVVEDGADANNGAQDDMNWNALEWDRAAEELTWERMLGLDGSLVFLEHVFWVVSLNTLFILVFAFCPYHIGHFSVVGLGFEEYVSTNDTVQASHFEGLITTIVGYVLLAMTLIICHGLAALVKFQRSRRLLGVCYIVVKVSLLVVVEIGVFPLICGWWLDICSLEMFDATLKDRELSFQSAPGTTMFLHWLVGMVYVFYFASFILLLREVLRPGVLWFLRNLNDPDFNPVQEMIHLPIYRHFRRFILSVIVFGSIVLLMLWLPIRIIKTLLPDFLPYNVMLYSDAPVSELSLELLLLQVILPALLEQGHTRQWLKGLVRAWTVTAGYLLDLHSYLLGDQEENENNANQQANNNQQARNNNAIPVVGEGLHAAHQAILQQGGPVGFQPYRKPLQFPLRILLLVIFMCVTLLIASLICLTLPVSAGRWLMSFWTGSAKIHELYTAACGLYICWLTIRAITVLAAWMPQGRDVIFQKLKEWSLMIVKTLVVALLLAGMVPLLLGLLFELVIVAPLRVPLDQTPLFYPWQDWALGVLHAKIIAAITLMGPQWWLKTVIEQVYANGIRNIDLHFIICKLAAPVIAVLLLSLCLPYVIAAGIVPLLGVTTEMQNLVQRRIYPFLLMVVILMGVLSFQIRQFKRLYEHIKNDKYLVGQRLVNYERKTGKQAMTTASPSSEE; encoded by the exons GTCGTATTTACAAATGTTTGTTTACTGGCTCTGTGAGCTCACTGTTGACACTGCCGCTAGATATGTTATCCAC AGAGAATCTGCTGGCAGACTCTTTGCAGGGTTGTTTTGTGgtaacatgcacactgtgtgcatTCATCAGCCTTGTCTGGTTACGAGAACAGATCGTACATGGTGGAGCTCCACAGTGGCTCGAACAAAATCAGCCCCAACCGCCCAATGGAATTGGACAACAGAATGAG CCTCAAGCTGCTCCAAATGCTGCAGCCGAGAATCCCCCTGTTGCTCAGCCAGCTAACCAAGCAGCGGAAAACCCAGCAGCGGCTGCCGGGGCTGCCCCTGCAGCAGCAGAGAATGTCGACGCTCGGGCAGACGAAGGTGAGAACGAGGACGATGagaatgatgatgaagatgatgcggTGGTAGAAGACGGTGCCGATGCCAACAATGGTGCTCAAG ATGacatgaactggaatgcactggaaTGGGACAGAGCTGCGGAAGAACTTACATGGGAGCGG ATGCTTGGATTGGATGGTTCACTTGTATTTCTG GAGCATGTCTTCTGGGTGGTTTCTTTAAATACACTGTTTATTCTTGTGTTTG CATTCTGTCCTTACCATATTGGACACTTCTCAGTAGTTGGTCTGGGTTTTGAGGAGTATGTAAGTACCAATGATACG GTTCAAGCCTCGCACTTTGAAGGCCTGATAACAACTATAGTGGGATATGTACTGCTGGCTATGACTCTAATAATCTGTCAC GGCTTGGCTGCACTGGTGAAGTTTCAACGGTCTCGACGTTTATTGGGCGTCTGCTATATTGTTGTTAAG gtGTCCTTACTGGTAGTTGTGGAAATTGGTGTATTCCCTCTTATATGTGGCTGGTGGCTTgacatttgttcactg GAAATGTTTGATGCTACGTTGAAAGATCGAGAGCTGAGTTTTCAGTCTGCACCTGGAACGACAATGTTCCTACACTGGTTGGTGGGGATGGTCTATGTGTTCTACTTCGCATCTTTCATTCTTCTACTCAGAGAG GTGTTGAGACCTGGTGTCTTGTGGTTTTTAAGAAATCTAAATGATCCGGACTTTAACCCAGTTCAGGAGATGATTCATCTACCTATTTATAGGCATTTCAGACGATTTATATTATCTGTG ATTGTCTTTGGGTCTATAGTCCTCCTTATGCTTTGGTTACCAATTCGTATTATTAAGACTCTTCTCCCTGATTTTCTACCATACAATGTAATGCTTTACAG TGATGCCCCAGTCAGTGAGCTGTCTCTGGAGCTTCTGCTTCTGCAAGTGATATTGCCGGCCTTACTGGAACAGGGACACACCCGTCAATGGTTGAAGGGCCTGGTCAGAGCTTGGACTGTTACAGCTGGGTATCTGCT GGACCTTCATTCATATTTGCTCGGGGATCAGGAGGAAAATGAGAACAATGCCAACCAGCAGGCGAACAATAACCAGCAGGCTCGTAATAACAATGCCATACCTGTAGTAGGAGAGGGACTACACGCAGCCCACCAGGCCATACTGCAACAGGGTGGGCCTGTGGGCTTTCAGCCTTATCGGAAACCATTACAGTTTCCTCTTAGG ATCCTGCTGTTGGTAATCTTCATGTGTGTGACGTTGTTGATTGCTAGTCTCATCTGCCTCACTTTACCAG TTTCAGCAGGTCGTTGGCTTATGTCATTTTGGACTGGGAGTGCCAAAATCCACGAGCTATACACAGCTGCCTGTGGATTGTACATCTGCTGGTTGACGATCCGAGCAATTACAGTGCTAGCAGCATGGATGCCACAGGGGCGAGACGTTATTTTTCAGAAACTAAAGGAATGGTCCCTCATG ATAGTGAAAACATTGGTAGTGGCCTTGCTGCTGGCTGGAATGGTTCCTCTTCTTTTAGGACTCTTGTTTGAACTAGTTATTGTAGCTCCCTTAAGGGTGCCGCTGGATCAGACACCACTTTTTTACCCATGGCAG GACTGGGCTCTCGGTGTTCTCCATGCCAAAATAATTGCTGCGATAACACTGATGGGACCTCAGTGGTGGCTGAAAACTGTTATTGAACAG GTCTATGCAAATGGCATTCGAAACATTGATTTACATTTTATAATTTGCAAACTAGCGGCGCCAGTTATTGCGGTGTTGCTATTATCACTCTGTCTGCCATATGTCATAGCTGCTGGCATTGTACCCCTACTCG GCGTAACTACTGAGATGCAGAATCTAGTCCAGCGTCGAATTTACCCTTTCCTTCTAATGGTGGTGATATTGATGGGAGTCCTGTCCTTCCAAATCCGCCAGTTCAAACGCCTCTATGAACACATTAAAAATGACAA GTATCTCGTTGGCCAACGGCTTGTTAACTATGAGCGAAAGACTGGTAAACAAGCCATGACAACTGCATCACCTTCTTCTGAGGAGTAG